AAGCTTTTCCTTATTAATTTCTTTTCCTTTTCTTAATTGTTTTACAAATAGCTTTAATTCATTATCTATATTTAATGAACCTAATCCAATGTGATGTAAAAAACTTATTACTTCATCAAAATCTTGCGATTTTACAGATTTTAAAAATAGATTCTCAGTTATTTTTTCTTTAAGAGATTCTTCAGCATCTTTTCTTTTTTGCTCTTCTTCAGCTGCTTTTTCTTCAGCTTCTATTCTTTTTGCTTCTTCCTCAGCTGCTTTTTCTTCAGCCTTAATTCTTTTTTTTACTTCTTTTTCGTATTTAGTTTCTTCCTGATCAATTGTTAATAAACTTGCTTGATCATTTGCTTTTAATGCAATAGCTCTTAATTTGTCAAATAGGGGCAAGTTTTTTTCTTCAATGTTTTCAGTTATATAATTAAGAAGATTGTCTGAATAATCAATTAGCTTAATATCTTTCTTTCCTGAAATTTTTTCGACAAAATCAAGAATTTGATTTTTGGCTGTTAAATCAAAAACTTCTTCTTCATTCCCTGTTCTTTTTTTTATTTTCCACAAAATTGGTTCAACAAAACTCTCAAGTTTTCTTAATGTTTCTAAGAAGAAATTTTCAAGTTCTCTTGTTCCTGGAGAATCTATTAAACCACCGTCACGGCTTGATGTCTCTTGAAATTGTTCAGTATTTTCAGAAATTGCAACATGACCAATTAATTCGCGTGTTCCTAAAAATCTTGTACGGCCTTGTGCTTTTCTTTTATTAATGTTGAAAGGATCGTTATTTGGTTCTCCAAACGGTAATATTCTAAAACCATTATTAAATAGAAAGATTGAGCCAAATTCAGATGAAGTAATTCCCATCAACTTCGTAAAGCTGGCTTTTGCGGGAGTATTTAAATAAAAAAGGAGTATGTTTGATTCTAAGGGAATATAATTGAATTTATTTGGTTCTGTTATTTTATAAATTAGATTTCCCCTATCAATTAATTCAGTTTCAATATATTCTTGATCTTCATTCTCAAATATTTTAACCTTAATTTGTGTTGTTGCGATGTTTAATGCCTCAAA
This genomic window from Flavobacterium sp. 9 contains:
- a CDS encoding ATP-binding protein, with the protein product MVKKKIIDLKKSLSKLINPFTLQNEFTIEIICSRELGKDNELKENPDFNPSNIINGEVKNFVFEALNIATTQIKVKIFENEDQEYIETELIDRGNLIYKITEPNKFNYIPLESNILLFYLNTPAKASFTKLMGITSSEFGSIFLFNNGFRILPFGEPNNDPFNINKRKAQGRTRFLGTRELIGHVAISENTEQFQETSSRDGGLIDSPGTRELENFFLETLRKLESFVEPILWKIKKRTGNEEEVFDLTAKNQILDFVEKISGKKDIKLIDYSDNLLNYITENIEEKNLPLFDKLRAIALKANDQASLLTIDQEETKYEKEVKKRIKAEEKAAEEEAKRIEAEEKAAEEEQKRKDAEESLKEKITENLFLKSVKSQDFDEVISFLHHIGLGSLNIDNELKLFVKQLRKGKEINKEKLLRTLDYTLFENRKILTISKFASKANFKLFTSSVKIDVITYLSEYIHNILGLVENQSPRITIDRLKGEEFLIDVKPIELNIIIDNLISNSRRAKAQLINIVFRVKDTYLEIRIIDDGIGIDSKNINQLFELGFTTTSGSGIGLHHLKKIMDEMNGSIEYNNENKKNTEFIIKIKNN